The Filimonas lacunae genomic sequence TAATTGTACTGACTGCCGGTACTTTATTTGTGATGTGGATTGGTGAGAAAATTCAGGATAAAGGATTAGGTAACGGTACTTCTATCATTATCATGGTAGGTATCTTAGCCCGTCTTCCACAAGCAATTATCCAGGAATTTGGCGCAAAACAAGCCAAAGCCGGTGGTGGTTTGCTGATTTTCCTGATTGAAACTGCTTTATTGATTGCTATTATTATGGGTCTTATCATCCTGATCCAGGGTGTAAGAAAAGTACCTGTAAACTATGCCAAGCAAATTATTGGTAACAGGCAGTTTGGTGGTGCAAGACAATTTTTGCCTTTAAAGGTGAACAGTGCAGGTGTAATGCCTATCATTTTCGCCCAGGCAATTATGTTCCTGCCTACACTGTTTTCTTTTACCAACCTGGATTCTGCTAAAGGTATTGTTCGCATATTTAACGACCACAGCAATGTATGGTATATGATTATTTATGCGGTAATGGTAATTGGCTTTACCTTCCTATATACGGCCCTGATTTTCAACCCTAAACAAATGGGTGAAGATCTGAAGCGTAACAACGGATTTATTCCTGGTGTAAAACCTGGTCAGCCAACTGCTGATTACATTGGCGCTATCATGGATAGAATTACTTTGCCTGGCGCTATTTTCCTGGCGTTGGTAGGTATCCTTCCTGGTTTTGCCCAGCGTTTAGGTGTTACCCAGGGTTTCAGTACTTTCTTTGGAGGTACTTCTTTACTGATTATGGTGGGAGTTGTGCTGGATACTTTACAGCAAATTGAAACTCATCTGTTAATGCGTCAGTACGATGGTCTTATGAAAGGCGGTCGTTTACAAGGCAGACAGGCTACCACAACAGCAGCCAGTTATTAATTAATTGAACTGATAATAGTAGATAACCTGTTGGGCTAGTTCTGACAGGTTATTTTTATTTTGTAGAACAGGTGTATTTAGTATTATAATGAGCAGGAGGTTTAATATGATTATTTATAAGACAGAGGCTGAGTTAGCTATCATGAAAACCAATTCTACTTTGGTAAGCACTATGCTGGGCGAAGTAGCGAAGGTGTTAAAGCCTGGTATGACCACGCTTGAGATTGACACGTTTTGTAAAAGTTTTATACAGGATAACAAAGGGGTTCCTACCTTTTTTAATTTTCATGGTTATCCCCATAATATCTGTGCTTCGGTAAACGACGTGGTGGTGCATGGTTTTCCTAATAAAAAGGAATTGAAAGAAGGGGATATTGTTTCTATTGATGTAGGTATTACCAGGGATGGTTATGTGGGAGAGCATGCTTATACCTTTATTATGGGGGAGGTAAGCCCTGAGGTGCTACAGCTGGTGAAGGTAACAAAGGAATCGTTATACAAAGGTATTGAGAAGGCTATTGCCGGTAATCGTGTGGGAGATATTGCTTTTGCTATTCAGGAGCATACTGAACGTAAGTATGGTTATGGCGTAGTAAGGGAGCTGGTAGGGCATGGCCTGGGTAAAACCATGCATGAAGATCCGCAGGTGCCTAACTATGGTAAAAGAGGTACAGGAACTTACCTGAAAGAGAATGTGGTACTGGCTATTGAGCCGATGATTAATTTAGGTAAGCGCGATATATATACAGAAGAAGATGGTTGGACTGTACGTACACGTGACGGCAAGCCGTCTGTGCATTTTGAGCATAATGTATGTGTGAAAAAGGGAAAGGCATTCATTCTTTCTGACTACAGCATTATTGAAGCTGCGGAACAAAGCAATCCGAATTTAAATACGAGTTACTATACCAACACTGTTAAAGCCTCTTCTTAAGTAATGCAAAAGCATTTAGTTGTTATAGGTGGCGGTGCAGCTGGTTTTTTCTGTGCAGTGAATGCTGCACGTATGAATTCTCAGCTGAAAGTAACCATACTGGAAAAAAGTAGTAAAGTGCTTTCTAAAGTAAAGGTGAGTGGC encodes the following:
- the secY gene encoding preprotein translocase subunit SecY, which codes for MKKFIQTVKNIWSIEELRSKILVTLGLILVYRVGTQIVLPGINPHLLEAAKANNKGGGMLGLFDMFAGGAFTQASILALGIMPYISASIFMQLMTILVPQLQKVQKEGESGRKKINQWTRYLTVLVTVFQAGAYVAYLNSPGYAEAIIADYKPFFFPSTLIVLTAGTLFVMWIGEKIQDKGLGNGTSIIIMVGILARLPQAIIQEFGAKQAKAGGGLLIFLIETALLIAIIMGLIILIQGVRKVPVNYAKQIIGNRQFGGARQFLPLKVNSAGVMPIIFAQAIMFLPTLFSFTNLDSAKGIVRIFNDHSNVWYMIIYAVMVIGFTFLYTALIFNPKQMGEDLKRNNGFIPGVKPGQPTADYIGAIMDRITLPGAIFLALVGILPGFAQRLGVTQGFSTFFGGTSLLIMVGVVLDTLQQIETHLLMRQYDGLMKGGRLQGRQATTTAASY
- the map gene encoding type I methionyl aminopeptidase, encoding MIIYKTEAELAIMKTNSTLVSTMLGEVAKVLKPGMTTLEIDTFCKSFIQDNKGVPTFFNFHGYPHNICASVNDVVVHGFPNKKELKEGDIVSIDVGITRDGYVGEHAYTFIMGEVSPEVLQLVKVTKESLYKGIEKAIAGNRVGDIAFAIQEHTERKYGYGVVRELVGHGLGKTMHEDPQVPNYGKRGTGTYLKENVVLAIEPMINLGKRDIYTEEDGWTVRTRDGKPSVHFEHNVCVKKGKAFILSDYSIIEAAEQSNPNLNTSYYTNTVKASS